The Watersipora subatra chromosome 1, tzWatSuba1.1, whole genome shotgun sequence genome has a window encoding:
- the LOC137410564 gene encoding ras-related protein Rab-23-like, translating into MVIGKEQVLSSKDQAGADIRCSCIFTLKARRENTKMSEEDFEIAVKVVIVGNGAVGKSSMIQRYCKGIFTRDYKKTIGVDFLERELEYDGEEIRLMLWDTAGQEEFDAITKTYYRGAQACVLAFSTTDRVSFNAVETWKQKIENEVGKIPMVLVQNKIDLADEAQVTENEVDRLAEKLSIRFYKTSVKENFNIDAVFEYLTERYFFDLNTRMIEESKQAVSIGPSLLSAAHKTAQKSASGTNGLTKNERTELAEVNIRGSKRERTIRARMTADNKRKEKCSIV; encoded by the exons ATGGTAATTGGAAAAGAACAGGTGCTTTCATCTAAAGATCAAGCTGGAGCAGACATACGCTGCAGTTGCATTTTCACATTGAAAGCTAGGAGGGAAAATACGAAGATGTCAGAAGAAGACTTCGAAATTGCTGTCAAGGTTGTTATAGTAGGTAATGGAGCCGTCGGCAAGTCATCAATGATTCAGCGGTATTGCAAAGGCATCTTCACAAGAGACTATAAGAAGACGATTGGTGTGGACTTTCTTGAGAGAGAGCTTGA ATATGATGGTGAAGAAATCCGTCTCATGTTATGGGATACGGCCGGGCAGGAAGAATTTGACGCTATAACTAAAACATACTATAGAG GAGCACAGGCATGCGTACTTGCCTTTTCAACTACTGACAGAGTTTCTTTCAATGCGGTTGAAACTTGGAAGCAAAAGATAGAGAACGAAGTAGGAAAAATTCCCATGGTGCTTGTCCAAAATAAGATTGACCTGGCTGATGAGGCTCAAGTCACAGA AAATGAAGTAGACAGACTAGCTGAAAAGCTTAGCATTCGATTTTACAAAACGTCGGTGAAGGAAAACTTCAACATAGATGCTG TGTTTGAGTATCTGACGGAGAGATATTTCTTTGACCTGAACACTCGGATGATTGAGGAGTCAAAACAAGCTGTCAGCATTGGTCCAAGCCTCCTCTCGGCAGCTCATAAGACAGCTCAAAAATCGGCATCAGGCACTAATGGATTAACCAAAAATGAACGAACTGAGCTAGCAGAGGTAAACATTCGTGGCAGCAAGAGGGAACGTACGATACGCGCCCGTATGACTGCAGATAACAAAAGAAAAGAGAAATGTAGCATTGTATGA